In Streptomyces sp. RFCAC02, the following proteins share a genomic window:
- a CDS encoding four-helix bundle copper-binding protein — MTTVKDMLRAGPADTEAIDGEALARCIQECEQCAQTCTACADACLSEEHVEELATCVRLDLDCADVCDITSRLLSRHTGGRSDLTRAQVQACALACAACATECERHAAMHEHCRLCAEACRACERACNDLLAAGL; from the coding sequence ATGACCACGGTGAAGGACATGCTCAGGGCCGGTCCGGCCGACACGGAAGCGATCGACGGCGAGGCACTCGCACGCTGCATCCAGGAGTGCGAGCAGTGCGCACAGACCTGTACGGCCTGTGCCGACGCCTGCCTGTCCGAGGAGCACGTGGAGGAGCTGGCCACCTGCGTGCGGCTGGACCTCGACTGCGCGGACGTCTGCGACATCACGAGCCGGCTGCTGTCGCGCCACACGGGAGGCCGCTCGGACCTCACCCGCGCGCAGGTGCAGGCGTGCGCCCTGGCGTGCGCGGCGTGCGCGACGGAGTGCGAGCGGCACGCGGCCATGCACGAGCACTGCCGGCTGTGCGCCGAGGCGTGCCGAGCCTGCGAGCGGGCGTGCAACGACCTGCTGGCCGCCGGACTCTGA